From Centroberyx gerrardi isolate f3 chromosome 15, fCenGer3.hap1.cur.20231027, whole genome shotgun sequence:
TAGTGCTACACAAAGGTGTAAGTAACAAATTACTATTACTCTTGTTACTGTAGCTAATTAGGTAGCGTATTGGTGTACTGACTACATCGTTAAGTCGGTAAATTTACCAAGTTTTCCCTGAAGTATCCTACTTAAccacattttaaatccatccattaGAGTATAAATGTCTGTCTAGCTTGCTAGCCTTCCTAGCTAGCTGGATAACTAATAGCAAACGAAACATCAATGTGCTGATGCTATTAAATAAtggctattttctgtatttttgtttttagatcACAGATCGAATAATGACAGGAATttaaaattcttattttataAGGCCCATCATAGTGTCTAAAAAGTACAATATCACATATTGAACTCTGTTCTCTCATCCTGTGTTACATAGGAAACATCATATATTACAGTGTCTGTTTCATTTTAAGTAGCtattactctgagtacattttaaaagggctactttttacttaaagtatatttaaacaccagtaattttacacCTTACAGCAAAGTAATTTTAAACCTTAAAGCCTACCACTACTagagtaggatattttggtactttttCTACCCATGGTGCTTCAATTATGTGAAACATTACACTGGTGTTCCCTGTATTTTGACCACTTTTGAATATACTAATGTATTCAACACTTGACTACAGCAGTGTGGTATGAGACAAGAaacaaatggtgaatatctctGCTGTAGTTGCTGTAGTTCTTTCTCCAATACAAGATGCTATTGTCCTTACAGCAACCAAGCAAGTACAGTACCAGATTGAtaaagaaatgaataaaataatgtaaaacaaTAGGATAATTCAAAGTATGCAGCCACTGATATTATAATAACTGTATAGTGAGACATTGAGGGTTTTTTTCCAGGACCACTTGACCTAGTGGAGAGCGTCAGCTCACTGGGACCTTGATGGGAACCAAGCCTATTTTCTATTCCTGTAGACCTAcatcccactgtgtgtgtgtgtgtgtgtttgaacactGACTTGTCTGTGAGAAAATAACTGGTCagtcatttcattacatttattgTGCAATCGGTGCAAAGGAAATAATTGGTTGTCAGTGGGTTTCTAATAACTATCCATACTTTGACACTTTTAGGCAGAATGTACACAAATTATTCAAATTTGTAAAAGCGTCAAAATCGGTATACATGAATAGTTTGATGcactgaacattttcagaatcgGAGACACTGCAAAAATGGCTTCTtggcatacatttttatttccacCATTACCATTCCCATACAACTTTTGACAGTATCACACACTACATGTATAccaattttggtgcttttaCGCAAATCTGAACAATTTTGCCTATTCCTTACTGATTCGGCCTTGACTAACTGTACCATACTGGTACAGTGATAGTGGGATGCTGCAACAACGGAAGTGAGGCACTACACCAACATTTAGGCTTCCAACTAGAAAAATATAGAAATTTGAAATAAAGACTTtatctaaaacaaaacaactctCCCCTTTCAACAGCATGCCACATAGGTTTTTAGTGCAAATCTCGCACAGCACAAAAATGGGAATCCACCTAGAAGCATTCAGTGTTCAGACACAGGCTTCTTAGCAACACCTTACAGGAGACCATCGGTTCAGTGTTCTCtgtgaacatacagtacattctgtCTGGCTCTACATCTCTAGGTTAGTGTCctttgttttaatgttgaaGGTTCACCTCTCAGTAATACAGACTCACTTTTTTCCCTGCACAGTAAGACAGGGGAACCTCTGCAAATCAGCAGTTTTGTTGAGTAGTGCCCAAACTTTTTTAAAATACatgtagggttagaccgatataacAGGCCGATTTTtgcctttcattaaaaatcagatagCCTATTGGCCAGTGCCTCTCCCTGTCTTGGGAAGCTGCTAACCCActtaaagaatttcattagtgtcgctttcaatggagagttttagtgtcccatgatggtctaaatgctgattcagaggcttttccatcctgttAACAATAAATTTGGGGGaaaaactgaatacttgtaattttttggcataaaaattgtcaaatattggctatcagcaccTTCAATCCCAAAATACTGTTATCGTCATCGTCCCTAAAAAGcccatatcggtctaacccctAGTttcatgttgatgttttagaccTTATCGTGTATATAGGTAATATGTCTATTACTATGAACTCTCTCTATACATGTATATCTCTTCTCTCAtatgtgctctctctctttctgttacaTTCTCTCTTTAGTTGTTGGAGTTGATGTCCGCCTCGTCGCTCTTGTCCACTTTCTCCTCAGTGATCTCCTTGCGAGCAGCTTCTTTCTCCTTGCGGCCGCTCCTGGAGGAGGCGGCCGGGGCCGAGGCTCGGGGCTGGTAGCTGTAGCTCGTACTGGGGCTGGCAGCACCAAACGAGATCCCTGAGTTGAAGTGAGTCTCCTCCCCTTCCAGCAGTTTCCTTAGGATCAAAGGAAACACATGTCAGGCACACAGTCGGGTTggcattaaagtcacaatgacacGGCATTTTTGGAGcatcttgcttctgtaattttatgtgttcaaaagtgtaaaccactTGGATATCAGTTgacagaaaggcagttttatttgatggcaagggcagaggggcgggattgttgatctgtgatggtttttattggttggaatctttatgtacgcctcctggtacagcATGAGGTCATCACTAAAGATAcaccattttccaggaagtaaaagtaatgggattttgatataaaaacacaagaaactaAAAATGTTGTACAtttattatgacatggaaaattagctaacatggcgaaagtcatttttcatttcattgtgactttaattcTAGGCACCAGACAAGTGTTTATAAATTTAGATTTTGACTGTTAAgtctaccagccactttatgAGACAGCCAGCCTGTGTCTTTTCTTTGACAAAAAATACTTAAAggagcattaagtaatctatcaGCCTCTATTGATGACAAGTCAATACTtcgtcatttgcttttttggcttgaaaattAGGCTTTTTAGCCTCTGTAGCTGAAATCACCATCTCaccaagtaattgttgagttgcatttattgatcaacaaccttatcagatatattatggtagcagatatattatgatcattttgtgctatgaggcTGTAAACAttttacttattgcacctttaagccACTTTTTAAGCCAAGATGGTAAATTGCTGGCAAAATTTTGAAACCATTGCACACCGCTGTACATAGTTGACAGCGAAGTTAGTGTTATGCTTTGAACATGATTTAGAAACCTACTGATGTGACCAGCGTCTACCAATTGGGGCATTTACACTTATACCATGGTGTATGGACTcatatatttccattttttgtATCCAGCCAGTACCTGTAGGCAGCAATCTCTATGTCCAGTGCCATCTTGACATTGAGCAGGTCCTGGTACTCTCTCAGATGCTGGGCCATCTCACCCTTGAGGTTCCTCAGCTCATTATCCAGGTGGCCAATAGTGTCCTGTAACATTGTGAGtaagagaggcaggcagacagaccagAAAGAAcattaacagtaacagtaacattgCTATGGCCAAATAACACCACTGCAGGAGACCCCTAATGAAgaatccctataatattcctataatataccTATGAAGACCTATAGTGAGTTTctggtattcaatagtgaggttatagtgaccttactgtactttatggtatttgttttctcctatagtatcactataatattaccataatattcatatagtgtgtctgtggtactcagtacTTAATTTATAGAGTtaatcatactttatggtattttttaatcCACTATGGTATTACTATAGGATTTTCTGTGGCATAATGTTTGACCTATAGTAGCTGCATGATATTTTAAAGTTCCCTGTGATACTTGTAGATCTTCTAACcctccttctaaaatgtataatAGGATTACTCTAGTTCTTTTTCGTAAGGGAATACAATAGCTCTTGGAGCTTAAGTTGACCATCCTAAAAAAGCCAGTGAAAGCAGATGGCCTTCCAATATCCGATTTAGCAGGAGGGTTAGAGGTTAATCTAAGACATGCAGGGTCAATTATCCAGGAACTGGTTAGGTCAGTCTCCCAATTTGAGGCTCGTTAAACCAACTACCGCACACTGACGTCACgatcatcatgtcatgtcttcaGTTGAGACCTTGAACCTGCATTAGGCTTTTCTGCATGGTCCGCACACTATACTAGACCAGTGGAATCTCCAGGGATCCggagcaaaatgaggaatagtttaatttcactattatttcactccgTAGACGTTAGTGCAATGAGATAATGTATaaggatgactgttttgattatAGGATTTACTCCACTGTTATTATCATCCCATCTACAGTATAGTTATGGAATTCAACAGTAAATCTTCGGTCGGTGGTCTAATGTGGATCTATCGGggagtccttgatatgaaaacattGAGGAATCCCTGCGCTAGACTATTACCTAACAGCTTTGCTCAAGCTGACATAATTCATGATGAACTTGAACCTGAGAACTGCTTGCTTCCAATCCTATTATTTTACAGCATGTAGACAGCATTGACCTACACATAGACTGTGCCAACAGTGCAGCACCATGGACAGGGCGACTTGTAATTCAGAACAGCATGTGATTCATTTTCAAGCACAGTTTCGAAGTAAtagttttaacttttttttcaattaaattgCTAAGAAACTGTTTTACTTTGATCTCTTGGCCTATATTTTGCGCATAATCATGTACAATCTCTTAATTTCCAAgcattttttcaaagtaaaagtttttaacatttactgttttccagacgtggggactcgagtcacatgactgagACTCgggtcagactcgagtcacaattttaattgcttgagacttgacttggtgcatgtagagaagacttgagacttgacttgacttgggttctggtgacttgggacttgactttgacttgtactttgatgacttgaaaaggtttctaaagtcttgacaaaagatcttgtgtttgtgtacaagttatgagatttgttccaccagacctcttaccaagtttttaaaacaatattgcattgaaaagttctagatatgttgttttctttgagatattaaattgatacaggactcttgatttgttctgagttgtgttctacatttagacttgagacttgacttgagacttgtgcctcaagacttgagactgatgatgacttggtcacacctctgctgtttTCAATTCTATTGCCTGCTCAAGAACTGTATGTGGTTGGGTGTACAATTTTCCCTTTATCTCTAGGCCTATATTTTGTACGTAGCTGTCCATTTTGTGCATGCATGATCCtttattaaatcaaatcaagcttaaagacgagatgaaatgaaaaatgcctttttaacccttttagatcacatccccggtcatactgtgcacctatttaacaatatatgccaaaaaaaataccaaaaatcaatttcattgtattcttatatcaaaattcaatcatgttttcttcctgtaaaacaaaatatgccgtgtgcttacgtaagcatgcccgtaactaatttcaaccaataatatcatgacatccacccatcaatcaatcttcaacttttagcgcacagagctaagaggctaagattcattagttagctagctagcaacagcatggtacttcggtgtgtcttcgggtgttatgacatacccacttttcaacgttcaaatcaaattcctcccaacgttatgtcccgcctgtctttcctgtttcactcggaaatacgtcacgatacggaagttagatactctcgaaatgccgtttcatctcgactttaagggaGGCTTATTCTACACGTTACAATATATTTCTATGGTCTATTCCTATCACAGCAACTTTGTTTGTCAAATCGAATATCGGAGAGGCTTACGCTATATGTAAATCATAGGATAATATATTCCCATATTTTATTCCTGTCTCAACGTACTCACTGGTGAAATTATTTTACATGAATATCATTGCGCTCAGCTTGCCTGCATGGCTGTGGTTTCAGCATTGTGCATGTCCTCCATTTCTCTGATCTGCCGCTCCAGAGACTCGTTGGTGCCCCTCAGGGTCTCCATCTCGATGGTCTTGGACTGCAGCTGCCTCCTGAACTCACTGATCTCCTCCCTGCTGGCCCGCATGGCCTCATTGCTCCTGGTGGCCTGCTCGTTGAGGCTGACGAATTTGGTTTTGTACCACTCCTCCGCCGACTGCAGGTTTTTGGAGGCGATGGACTCATACTGGTTGCGGATCTCCTTCAGAGCTGAGGTGAGGTCCGGTTTGGAGAGCTCGATCTCCACGGACACCTGTGCCGCCTCCATCATGCTGCTCAGCTCCTGGATTTCCTCATCATGCACTTTCCTCAGGAAGGAGATTTCATCCATCAGCGACTCGACGCGGCGCTCCAGGTCCAGGCGAACCACTGCGGCATTGTCCACATCCTTTCTGAATGCCCTCAGGGTCTGCTCAACCTCCTCCCGCGCCCGCACCTCCTCATCATACTTCACACTAAGCTTctgaaagatgagagagatgagaggcgAGATGATGAGAGAGttgagagatgagatgatgagagaggagatgagaggggaaaTGATGAGAAACTTGAAAGGTAAGAttagagagatgagatgaggtgagataatgAGAAACATGAGAGATGAGATTAGAGACATGAGATCAGATGAGAGGTGAGATGATGAGAAActtgagagatgagatgagaggtgGGATAATGAGAAAGTTGAGATGAGAttagagagatgagatgagctGAGATAATGAGGAATTTGGGAGATGAGAGGTGAGATGATGAGAAAGTTGAAGGATGAGAttagagagatgagatgagagatgagatgatgagaaagttgagagatgagatgatgagaaagttaagagatgagatgaggagaatggagatgagaggggagatGATGAGAAACATGAGATAAGAttagagagatgagatgaaatgagaggtgagataatgagaaatatgagagatgagatgagagataATGAGAAACTTGGGAGATGAGAttagagagatgagatgagagctGAGATGATGAGAAATTTGAGAGATGAGatttgagatgagatgtgagATGAGAAACTTGAAAAATTAGATTAGAGAGATAAAAtgagagatgaaatgagatgatgGAAGATGAGAGATGACGAGAGTTGAGATGATCAGATTATGAGAGATTAGGTGAGATAAtgagaaatgagatgagatatgAGATGGCGAAAGGTGAGATGAGATTAAATCTCTGTGGGGGAAATTAGGTCCTTGCAGTAGCAaacagtaataggatacagcaaagaaaaacagaatataaataagaatagaggaAATGCagggtattaaacataacccACACAGCAATTACGCAAATGAAAAGTATGACATATGAACTAGTCGTCCACGTTATCGAAACCACCACCAGACGCATTTACCTGCAGCTCTTCCTCCATGTTGTCCCGCTCGATGAGGATGCGGTTCTTCTCACcactcagctcctccagctgcgCCCGCAGGTCCCGCATCTCCTGCCTGTAGAGATCAGCGATGCGGGACGGCTCGATCTGCTTCTGCCGGAGCGTCACCAGCTCCGTCTCCAGCGCTTTATTCTGCTGCTCCAGGTGCCGGACTTTATCAATGAACATGGCGAAGCGGTCATTAAGACCCTGTGTGACAGAGTAACATTCACTTGtatataattacacaaaatcTTCATTTATGGTGTGAATACTTAATACTCAGTCTTCCAAATCCATTTATATTAGACTACATTTAaactaaagctgcactaggcaagccTACAAAGTGTGGTTACAAcggagaagagcgtcccatccccactaattgagatcctgtagatttgccctatttgcccaaatggtgggaaatctccacacaggaagtgatgaatcgaaACTTCAAAGTGAAATCAAACAGCCAGGTCAAAAACTGTCAGGTGATTTCATCATGGTAAAGATGTCATGATTCTTGTATCTAAAAAGAAGAAGATATGTTTGAGGCTTTATTATATATTAGTTTAAGGCTTTATAAGGTACAATAAGAGTTCATAAACTTTGCATAGCTGTGGACCTGATTAGCTGTGTGAAGCAGTTTTGTCAAAAATGGTAGTGGTGGGGTCAAATGTGCCTTGGGGCAAGTTGAGCCAATTCTTGCTCCATCCTTATGCTCAACTTGCCCCTAAGTTGTGCCAAAAGACCAACTTTTTTAAATGTCTCATTTCTAATACTgtaacagcaacagaaaatgttttgatttcCAAGAATGCCCAGCAACATTAATTATACATAGCAATTATTTGAAATAAGTGTGTAGCctatttattttgctgtagtagcgcaaaatgcaaaaaagtgtctcattttaTCCCCTCCTCCCCTACACAACGCAGAAATCACACCGGCTCTACCTGCAGCTGCTCTTTCTCGTTGGTCCGGATGACTTTGAATTCATTGTTGACCACGGAGGTCTGGGTCAAGTCGAGGCAGTCGGTCAGCACCGGTGAGAAGGAGGCGGAGGACCGGCCAGCGCGTCTGTAGAGGCCCAGTGAGGACGCGCTGTTGCGGGACGCAGCCAGGGACCTGAACCCCGGCGGGGCCCGAGACGAGCCGCTGCTCATGCGGGGGGAGGAGGCTGAAAACCTGGGAGAATCCCCGAAAATCTTCCGGTAGGATGACGAGGAGTAGTGGTCTCCGTAGCTCATCTTTGCTGCGAGTCCgagagataaaaacagacagagggactTAGGAGCTTTGCAGGAGCTTATAGCCGTACAGGTGGAGCGAACCATTGTTGCGCACGGCGTTTCGCGGCTTTGTAATCATTTTGTTCAGTGAAGTGAACACGTTTAATGAAGATTTACGattaaaagtaattaaaacaaACGTTGATAGGAAAATTGTCCAGAATTCATCCATGCCTTGAGTTCATTTCATGTGCGTAAAATGATGGAACTGTCCACTGACCACAATACTAAATCAAATAttcctacttttcattcatCGGGGCATTTTATGTCGATTAGTTCAACGTGGATCTAGTCAAAGAAATGCAAATAACTGTTTACTTTCCCTgtgcttttcttcttttgtttgcatactattttattattttattgtacagTGTGGCAAACGACATCACCACCAAGCGGCTCTCTCTACTCACGTCATGTAATTGACTATTAATACCAGCAGATGGAGACCACAGCTGGGTAAAACCAGTTCCATTAGTGTATTTGTATAAAACTGAATTCCAGTGAGAGTGAGAAATGGGCTTGTGTCCTAGGAGGATAACGCATTGATTTAAGGAACCATCTGTCTTGGGAAGGCATTTTTCTCCCTTGTTCCCTATTCCATCTATTATGTACCTAAGTTGACAGCTAAGAAACTATATTAAGAGCCCTTCTGCAGAAAATACATGTCACATAGCTACACTCCGGAATATGTTTAGGGGATAcatttcaaaaaaatattttgtaggCGTAGTTGGATGGCACTCATGCAAAGTAGtttttggacactggaaattCCTTTGCAATGTTCACAATGACGTGAGATAAcgaattttttttaatattttttttatcaagtgtcatttttattctgctttgtttcaagatattaacACTTGTTTAGAATTCTTGAATCAAgtaaaactgcattggaaatgaggaattatctcacccagCTGGCAGATagagttttacagtttttagcctacttgttttaagaaaaaaacattttttaagactgaacagagactaaatgactaaatTATTTTTAAGATGGGGCTCCAGTAACATCAATCCAGTCTTCCACAATTACTTTATTGTGTAAATATTGCATAATTGAATAAAAGTAGCTCGCTGCTGGCTTTTGTTTTGACATATTTTCCCCGACATATGCTACTTTTCGATGCATAAAAGTTGCACGTAGCAACAAATACCGACTATAGATTTCCTAGACGCTTCTCAGCTGTTTGCAGGAAAATGGTCAGGTCTGTTTACACAATACAAAGCAGTGAGAAACCCTTGGCTACTTGTTGACGTCCATTCTATCCAGTGCTTTTCTGCTGCCTTCATGCGCTCCTCGTAAGATCCTTCTCCTGATGTCAAAAATGGTAAACACGACTTGTCAGCCATTCAAATGCTTTTAGTCAGCAGTAATCGCGAAATGAAGCCTGTAACAAAATAGTTGTTTTAtatggctgttgttttattttagaaatcaggCGACCCAGAGCaactttgtgctgcagtggcagaatgaagagggAAA
This genomic window contains:
- the inaa gene encoding internexin neuronal intermediate filament protein, alpha a; this translates as MSYGDHYSSSSYRKIFGDSPRFSASSPRMSSGSSRAPPGFRSLAASRNSASSLGLYRRAGRSSASFSPVLTDCLDLTQTSVVNNEFKVIRTNEKEQLQGLNDRFAMFIDKVRHLEQQNKALETELVTLRQKQIEPSRIADLYRQEMRDLRAQLEELSGEKNRILIERDNMEEELQKLSVKYDEEVRAREEVEQTLRAFRKDVDNAAVVRLDLERRVESLMDEISFLRKVHDEEIQELSSMMEAAQVSVEIELSKPDLTSALKEIRNQYESIASKNLQSAEEWYKTKFVSLNEQATRSNEAMRASREEISEFRRQLQSKTIEMETLRGTNESLERQIREMEDMHNAETTAMQDTIGHLDNELRNLKGEMAQHLREYQDLLNVKMALDIEIAAYRKLLEGEETHFNSGISFGAASPSTSYSYQPRASAPAASSRSGRKEKEAARKEITEEKVDKSDEADINSNN